The Oceanispirochaeta sp. M1 genome contains a region encoding:
- a CDS encoding AraC family transcriptional regulator gives MIEPIDYFSGEKWHESLPENVLIFTRLDRQGLDNQSIHHHSRFNLIISLEGSCRILIDRKILYIPSQSIVLIHPWQTFRFLYDNNQPIKWLFFGFDWNNRNDFSENSVKIASKSVVSYCKTITQRYTRDGTGPWIVPYLMILLEELALLPVQNLHTIPVKDEGMDLLLKIQKYILDHLREDISISQIADLCSFSESRLRTIFKENMGTSLGSYIRQSKMNSAAKKLGLSELSVTEISELCGFSSVYSFSRGFKNLYGVSPMKYRIQAGK, from the coding sequence TTGATTGAGCCAATTGACTATTTTTCCGGTGAAAAATGGCATGAAAGTTTACCTGAAAATGTACTTATCTTTACTCGATTAGACCGACAGGGTCTCGATAATCAATCTATACACCATCACAGCAGGTTCAATCTGATCATTTCTCTGGAGGGAAGCTGCCGAATATTAATTGACCGGAAGATTCTTTATATTCCTTCACAAAGCATAGTTCTGATCCATCCATGGCAGACATTCAGATTCCTTTATGACAACAATCAGCCGATTAAGTGGCTCTTTTTCGGATTTGACTGGAATAACAGGAACGATTTCTCAGAAAACAGTGTGAAAATAGCATCTAAATCTGTTGTGAGTTACTGTAAAACGATAACACAGCGCTATACCCGAGATGGTACTGGTCCATGGATCGTACCTTATCTTATGATATTACTGGAAGAGCTGGCTCTCCTGCCGGTACAGAATCTTCACACTATTCCTGTAAAAGATGAAGGTATGGATCTTCTATTGAAAATTCAAAAATATATTTTAGACCATTTGAGGGAAGATATTTCTATATCTCAGATAGCTGATTTATGCTCTTTCTCAGAGAGCCGGCTCAGAACCATATTCAAGGAGAATATGGGTACTTCTCTCGGATCTTATATCCGGCAGTCAAAAATGAATAGTGCCGCCAAAAAACTCGGATTGTCAGAATTATCAGTAACAGAGATTTCAGAGTTATGCGGTTTCTCATCAGTTTATTCTTTCAGCAGAGGTTTCAAAAATTTATATGGAGTTTCTCCTATGAAATATAGGATACAGGCTGGAAAATAA
- a CDS encoding NAD(P)-dependent oxidoreductase yields MNILIADKLSESAKKDLSTLGAIIRFEPDLTAENLPEAVQDAEVLIVRSTKVTKETIDRASNLSLIIRAGAGVNTIDLEEASTRGIHVSNCPGKNSDAVAELAMGLIIAADRRIADGTMDLRNGVWNKKLYGNASGLKDRTLSVIGMGSIGRGTADRAKAFGMNVAAWSRSLTPEKAEAWGVEYCATPKEAASKADALSIHLAAGKATTHFINAEILNAMKDGAILVNTSRGEVVDTAALKSVIKEKGIKAALDVYENEPGASAKEFNDTELAAVITGTHHIGASTDQASEAIASEVVNIVKAYIESGKPLHQVNHQEKSLAHYNLIVRHINKVGVLAGVLDELKAASINIEEMENSIFSGGRAAVCTLKLDDSPAESVLEKIRSNENIIQIALK; encoded by the coding sequence ATGAATATACTGATTGCAGATAAATTATCCGAATCCGCCAAAAAGGATCTATCAACGCTTGGAGCCATTATACGCTTTGAGCCCGATCTGACTGCGGAAAATCTTCCTGAAGCTGTTCAGGATGCTGAAGTTCTTATTGTCCGCTCAACTAAGGTGACAAAAGAGACTATCGACCGAGCTTCAAATCTCTCCCTGATTATCAGAGCGGGTGCCGGTGTGAATACAATTGATCTTGAAGAAGCCTCAACAAGAGGAATACATGTATCCAACTGCCCGGGGAAAAACTCCGATGCAGTAGCCGAACTTGCCATGGGTCTTATTATTGCCGCCGACCGCAGGATTGCCGACGGAACCATGGACCTCAGAAATGGTGTATGGAATAAAAAACTCTACGGTAATGCATCCGGTCTCAAAGACAGAACACTTTCTGTAATAGGTATGGGTTCTATCGGGCGGGGCACTGCAGACAGAGCCAAGGCCTTTGGAATGAATGTAGCGGCATGGTCCCGCAGTCTGACTCCGGAAAAGGCAGAAGCCTGGGGTGTAGAGTACTGTGCGACTCCAAAAGAAGCCGCCTCCAAAGCAGATGCTCTTTCAATCCACCTGGCCGCCGGAAAGGCTACAACCCATTTCATAAATGCAGAAATACTGAATGCCATGAAAGACGGAGCCATCCTGGTCAATACATCCCGGGGTGAAGTAGTTGATACAGCAGCCCTCAAGAGTGTTATTAAAGAGAAAGGAATCAAGGCTGCACTGGATGTTTATGAAAATGAACCCGGTGCATCGGCCAAAGAATTCAATGATACTGAACTGGCTGCCGTAATAACAGGAACTCATCATATTGGAGCCTCCACAGACCAGGCTTCAGAAGCTATTGCATCTGAGGTTGTCAATATTGTCAAAGCCTACATAGAGAGTGGTAAACCTCTTCACCAGGTAAACCATCAGGAAAAGAGCCTGGCTCATTATAATCTGATTGTCCGCCATATCAATAAGGTTGGTGTACTGGCCGGTGTTCTGGATGAATTGAAAGCTGCCAGCATAAATATCGAAGAGATGGAAAACTCCATATTCTCCGGAGGACGCGCCGCAGTGTGTACTCTAAAACTCGACGACAGTCCCGCTGAATCTGTTCTGGAGAAAATCAGATCCAACGAGAATATTATTCAGATAGCTCTAAAATAA
- a CDS encoding ABC transporter permease — translation MKLRSIAYRNIYRNRRRSILSATAIMVAAMSIVLLFSFLGGMKADLTYNLQTYSTGAVRIRHKDFSKYERLNPMHLTITDVDQLRDELLSEAGVSVVSPRISFPARIYKGEENYNAMGVGLDFSTEAEYQDLGPDILQKGRLPESGKNEALIGYKLAEKAGVGIGDKITLLSSTASRGTNAITFQITGLVVFPLSGMSEMTFYAPLDRVQHFLKMPGQVLEMLVKCDEDTDTAAVASALQKNLSAAADLEIINWQDISTSYSFIEMASAIYNLFALFFFFLASTVILNTTIMVIFERMREIGTLSAMGMYGKDLVRLFFLESMYIAIIGSVLGVILGVVITQILSVTGINFGSAMDGVDMEISSVLHPELSLKSTVLVFFYSVIMASVVSIFPSRKASRIEPVEALRAI, via the coding sequence ATGAAACTTAGATCAATAGCATATAGAAACATATATAGAAACCGCAGAAGAAGTATTCTTTCTGCAACAGCAATAATGGTGGCGGCCATGAGTATTGTTCTTCTTTTCTCTTTTTTGGGAGGGATGAAGGCAGATCTTACCTATAATCTGCAGACATACTCTACAGGTGCCGTCAGGATAAGACACAAGGACTTCAGTAAATATGAGAGACTGAATCCTATGCATCTGACAATTACCGATGTAGATCAGCTGAGAGATGAACTGTTGTCAGAGGCCGGTGTGAGTGTGGTCAGCCCGCGGATAAGCTTTCCCGCCCGTATCTACAAGGGTGAGGAGAACTACAACGCCATGGGAGTCGGGCTGGATTTTTCAACTGAAGCTGAGTACCAGGACCTGGGGCCGGATATTCTGCAGAAGGGCCGTCTGCCCGAGAGTGGAAAAAATGAAGCCCTCATAGGTTACAAGCTGGCCGAGAAAGCAGGGGTTGGTATCGGTGACAAGATAACCCTTTTATCATCTACAGCCAGCAGGGGTACCAATGCAATCACCTTCCAGATAACAGGGCTGGTTGTATTTCCTTTAAGCGGAATGTCTGAAATGACTTTTTATGCTCCTCTGGACAGGGTTCAGCATTTTCTCAAGATGCCCGGTCAGGTTCTTGAAATGCTGGTTAAGTGTGATGAAGATACAGATACTGCAGCTGTGGCTTCGGCTCTTCAAAAGAATCTCAGTGCAGCGGCAGATCTGGAAATTATAAACTGGCAGGATATCAGCACCAGCTACTCATTTATCGAGATGGCCTCGGCTATATATAATCTCTTTGCTCTATTCTTCTTCTTCCTGGCTTCAACGGTTATTCTGAATACCACCATTATGGTGATTTTTGAAAGGATGAGAGAAATAGGTACTCTGAGTGCAATGGGAATGTATGGCAAGGATCTGGTACGTCTGTTTTTCCTTGAGTCAATGTACATAGCAATCATCGGCTCTGTTCTGGGAGTCATACTGGGGGTTGTAATCACGCAGATACTTTCGGTGACAGGAATAAACTTCGGATCAGCCATGGATGGTGTGGATATGGAAATTTCATCTGTACTTCATCCGGAGCTCAGTTTGAAATCAACTGTACTTGTATTTTTCTATTCTGTGATTATGGCTTCGGTCGTGTCCATATTCCCATCCCGTAAAGCCAGCCGGATTGAACCGGTGGAAGCCCTGAGGGCCATTTAA
- a CDS encoding outer membrane lipoprotein-sorting protein: MKKTTAFFAVLLIFTAAALSAQSAEDIIRTMDELQTFDTMKATGSMITNDRFGTKKVDYISWSEGNDNFIIEFTSAAELGQKILRTSNELFLYYPDAEEIIRLQGAALRQSMMGSDISYEDMTEGNDTLSKYEVELVGSEVVDGQDCFVIEMTAKSRKVPYPKQTLWVVKDSYVAEQVHYFSKSGKLLKEMRVLEVKELEGKVTITKMVLEDKLKKNSSTEMIVDEIETNPDLGSNFFSLDQLAW; the protein is encoded by the coding sequence ATGAAGAAAACAACAGCATTTTTTGCAGTACTGCTCATTTTTACAGCGGCAGCACTGTCTGCACAGAGTGCGGAAGACATTATCAGAACCATGGATGAGCTGCAGACCTTTGATACTATGAAGGCAACAGGTTCCATGATTACCAACGACCGCTTCGGCACAAAGAAAGTCGATTATATCAGCTGGTCCGAGGGTAACGATAATTTTATTATTGAGTTCACATCCGCCGCAGAGCTGGGTCAGAAAATCCTGAGAACTTCGAATGAACTCTTTCTCTACTATCCCGATGCGGAGGAGATTATCCGCCTTCAGGGAGCTGCCCTGCGTCAGTCCATGATGGGATCAGATATCTCTTATGAGGACATGACCGAAGGAAACGACACCCTAAGCAAATATGAGGTTGAACTGGTGGGCAGTGAGGTCGTAGACGGGCAGGACTGTTTTGTAATTGAGATGACAGCAAAAAGCCGAAAGGTTCCCTATCCCAAACAGACCCTCTGGGTTGTGAAAGACTCTTATGTGGCCGAGCAGGTCCATTATTTCTCCAAATCAGGAAAACTTCTCAAGGAGATGCGGGTTCTGGAAGTGAAGGAACTGGAGGGTAAGGTCACCATTACCAAGATGGTACTGGAAGACAAGCTAAAGAAAAACTCCAGCACAGAGATGATTGTTGATGAGATTGAGACTAATCCCGATCTGGGATCAAATTTCTTCTCCCTGGACCAGCTGGCCTGGTAA
- a CDS encoding GIN domain-containing protein has protein sequence MKKYSLFFMILLVVGFNLSAFGHSEYSDHSRREKLGNFESVSIDVPAQTELVKGNSRSVDIQMSEKTARNIEVYTERGTLVIKSKGGSWIQRADQIKIKITMPYWESLRITSSGNFNSDDMWKLDHVLIRNSGSCDIALNSIHAKRFECRASGSGDINIDDLYIDKTNIVTTGSGNLRIGTVKTDSLTVELTGSGDFSAEMTTDQFTARTTGSGKIIAAGRCDRVDLQTTGSGGIHAEDLSADEAYIRTTGSGDITLKDGAHLKEIRMTGSGTFRSI, from the coding sequence ATGAAAAAATACAGCCTGTTTTTTATGATACTTCTGGTGGTCGGTTTTAATCTGAGTGCCTTTGGACATAGTGAATACAGTGATCACTCCCGGCGTGAAAAACTGGGTAATTTTGAATCCGTCTCCATAGATGTTCCTGCACAGACAGAACTGGTAAAGGGTAATTCAAGGAGTGTTGATATTCAGATGTCTGAAAAGACAGCCAGGAATATTGAGGTCTATACAGAACGGGGAACTCTTGTTATTAAATCAAAAGGCGGTTCCTGGATACAGAGAGCGGATCAGATTAAAATTAAAATAACTATGCCTTACTGGGAGTCCTTGAGAATAACATCCTCAGGAAATTTCAATTCTGATGATATGTGGAAGCTCGATCATGTACTGATCAGAAACAGCGGCAGCTGTGATATAGCACTGAACAGCATTCATGCCAAAAGGTTTGAATGCAGAGCCAGTGGTTCCGGTGATATTAATATTGATGACCTTTATATAGATAAAACTAATATAGTCACAACAGGTTCGGGAAACTTACGGATAGGGACTGTCAAGACTGATTCTCTTACAGTTGAACTTACAGGTTCCGGAGATTTCAGCGCAGAAATGACTACAGATCAGTTTACTGCCAGAACCACAGGATCGGGTAAGATAATCGCAGCCGGCAGATGTGACAGAGTTGATCTCCAGACAACAGGTTCCGGAGGAATCCATGCAGAAGATTTATCTGCTGATGAAGCTTACATCAGAACCACCGGCAGCGGGGATATAACATTAAAAGACGGTGCTCATCTGAAAGAGATAAGAATGACCGGCAGCGGCACATTTCGAAGTATCTAA